A region of the Pseudomonadota bacterium genome:
GTGTCGGGGTTCGGTCAGACCGGTCCCGACCGCGAGCGCCCCGGCTACGACCTCATGGCGCAGGGGATGGGCGGGCTCATGTCGCTCACCGGCCCGGCCGATGGCGCCCCCTACAAGGTGGGCGTGTCGCAGGCCGACATGGTGGCCGGCCTCTACGCGGTGCAGGGCACCCTGCTGGCCCTGCTGTCGCGCGAGCGCACCGGCAAGGGGCAGCACGTCGACGTGTGCCTGCTCGACGGCCAGGTATCGCTGCTCTCGTTCATCGCCACCGCCTTCCTCAATACGGGAAAGACACCATCGCGCCACGGCAACGCCCACGCGTCCATCGCGCCCTACCAGACCTACAAGGCGGCCGACGGCTGGTTCAACGTCACCGTGGGGAACGACCGAATGTTCGAGTCGTTTGCGACGGTGGTGGGCCACCCCGAGCTGGCCACCGATCCGCGATTCGCCGAGAATGCAGCTCGCGTGTTGAACCTTGCGGCCCTCAACGCCATCATCGAGCCCGTGCTCGAGGCCCAGTCGAAGCAGCACTGGCTCGACGCCCTCGACGTCGCCGGGATCCCCGCGGGCCCCATCCTCACCGTCGACCAGGTGTTCGCCCATCCGCAGGTGGCCGCGCGAGAGATGATGACCGAGGTCGAGCACCCCACGGCGGGAACCGTGAAGCTCGTGGGCAATCCGGTGAAGCTCAGCGAGACGCCGGCGCGGGTCGACCTGCCGCCCCCCCTGCTGGGCCAGCACAGCGAAGCCGT
Encoded here:
- a CDS encoding CoA transferase — translated: MSFAPRPLEGVLVLDLSRILAGPFATQMMADMGATVIKIEEPRAGDDTRGFGPPFVEGESTYFMAFNRNKRSLAVDLKTDEGRALARDLALKADVVVENFRPGVADKLGLGYAALSAQKPSLIYVSVSGFGQTGPDRERPGYDLMAQGMGGLMSLTGPADGAPYKVGVSQADMVAGLYAVQGTLLALLSRERTGKGQHVDVCLLDGQVSLLSFIATAFLNTGKTPSRHGNAHASIAPYQTYKAADGWFNVTVGNDRMFESFATVVGHPELATDPRFAENAARVLNLAALNAIIEPVLEAQSKQHWLDALDVAGIPAGPILTVDQVFAHPQVAAREMMTEVEHPTAGTVKLVGNPVKLSETPARVDLPPPLLGQHSEAV